In Treponema denticola, one genomic interval encodes:
- a CDS encoding chemotaxis protein CheW: MANAGGLNKKAKVENDDLLKLVTFQLGEELYGVEIMDVDQIVRVQDVRPIPNAPYYVEGIFNLRSEIIPVISLHKRFHIKKASLDEGDEFLGGFIIIKVENNKIGIIIDRVARVVDVKKDEVQPPPQMIAGIGAEYINGVVRRDPGYLIILDIHRLFNPKELQKITNL, translated from the coding sequence ATGGCAAATGCAGGAGGCCTTAATAAAAAGGCCAAGGTCGAAAATGATGACCTTTTAAAATTAGTTACATTCCAACTCGGAGAAGAACTTTACGGTGTAGAAATTATGGATGTTGACCAAATAGTCAGGGTTCAAGATGTAAGGCCTATTCCGAATGCTCCGTATTATGTTGAAGGAATTTTTAACCTACGAAGCGAAATTATTCCGGTAATAAGTCTTCACAAGAGATTTCACATAAAAAAGGCTTCTTTAGATGAAGGCGATGAGTTTTTGGGCGGCTTTATAATCATAAAGGTTGAGAATAACAAAATCGGTATTATAATCGATAGAGTAGCCCGTGTTGTTGATGTAAAAAAAGATGAAGTACAGCCTCCGCCTCAAATGATAGCAGGTATCGGAGCCGAATACATTAACGGCGTTGTCCGCCGAGATCCCGGTTACCTAATAATCTTGGATATTCACAGGCTCTTTAATCCGAAAGAATTACAGAAAATTACGAATTTATAA
- a CDS encoding NAD(+)/NADH kinase, which produces MKKALIVLSIEKPNAKKICKEIEAFLSAKGIDSFVYKYDGISHSPELNEDYDLAISLGGDGTVLFTARYSAPRHIPVFPINLGRFGFIANIEPKEWEGELLHLLNGKQALHKRMLLSASIKRKNKEIVKYEALNDAVVSGSGIAKLINLDISFNGISFGVFRADGVIVSTPTGSTAYSAASGGPILDPDVSAFVLTPISPFSLSNRPLVLPSSGQMKIKILPARAKDIIVSIDGQEMVSLQEDDEIIISESPNKVKMAGCSPDNFYKALRSKLGWSGSSSPKLN; this is translated from the coding sequence TTGAAAAAAGCCCTTATAGTTTTAAGTATCGAAAAACCTAATGCAAAAAAGATTTGTAAAGAAATCGAAGCTTTTTTATCGGCAAAGGGAATCGATTCTTTTGTATATAAATATGACGGCATCTCCCATTCTCCCGAATTAAATGAAGACTATGACCTTGCAATAAGCCTTGGCGGAGACGGTACGGTTTTATTTACTGCCCGTTACAGTGCTCCGCGGCACATCCCCGTTTTTCCGATAAATTTAGGACGGTTCGGTTTTATAGCAAATATCGAACCTAAGGAATGGGAAGGAGAACTTTTACACCTCTTAAACGGAAAACAAGCCTTACATAAAAGGATGCTTCTTTCAGCTTCTATAAAACGGAAAAATAAAGAAATTGTAAAATATGAAGCCTTAAATGATGCCGTTGTTTCAGGTTCGGGCATAGCAAAACTGATAAACTTGGATATTTCCTTTAACGGAATTTCTTTCGGTGTTTTTAGGGCTGATGGGGTGATCGTTTCGACTCCTACAGGTTCGACTGCCTACTCGGCAGCTTCAGGAGGACCAATCTTAGATCCCGATGTATCGGCCTTTGTTTTAACCCCTATTTCTCCTTTTTCCTTATCGAACCGCCCCTTGGTTCTTCCATCGTCGGGTCAAATGAAGATAAAAATTCTTCCTGCAAGAGCAAAAGATATTATAGTTTCAATTGACGGACAGGAGATGGTTTCTTTACAAGAAGATGATGAGATTATAATAAGCGAGTCTCCCAATAAGGTAAAAATGGCAGGCTGTTCTCCCGATAATTTTTACAAGGCCCTGCGCTCAAAACTCGGCTGGTCGGGTTCTTCATCGCCCAAACTGAATTGA
- a CDS encoding DegT/DnrJ/EryC1/StrS family aminotransferase, with amino-acid sequence MKVPVYSSTIRRSEMDAVLTCMVEEKIGPGEMNQKLIKQVCETFQTAGAAAFRSPSIALNYALKALNLENGSSVIISSLAPSWQYVELNRQGYKPIVLDVEADSVFPSFESIENAVQASGRVLVLHETLGFLPDIEKILSLNIPIIEDISQSAGAAYKEKYAGSMGVFSILGLEEKDILTGGGGAVLLAPERRNAIVLKKLYDESPLTDQLPDINASLAFVQLKQMAKNMEQRKEMHESYVRSLMQGKHKTIAQKEDTVNPVYSFPVILNSGVSDVQKYAAKKDIDIELAFKNSTVEYLKESQESFINASSLLLRCVLFPLYPRLGAKKSSEIARVLATLP; translated from the coding sequence ATGAAAGTACCTGTTTACAGTTCCACTATAAGACGCTCCGAAATGGATGCTGTTCTTACATGTATGGTCGAGGAAAAAATAGGCCCCGGCGAAATGAATCAAAAACTTATCAAGCAGGTTTGCGAAACATTTCAAACAGCCGGAGCCGCTGCATTTAGAAGCCCGTCCATAGCTTTAAACTATGCTTTAAAGGCCTTAAATCTTGAAAACGGTTCATCGGTTATTATCTCAAGCCTTGCACCCTCTTGGCAATATGTAGAATTAAACCGCCAAGGGTATAAACCGATTGTGCTTGATGTAGAAGCCGATTCCGTTTTTCCTTCCTTTGAAAGCATTGAAAATGCGGTTCAAGCCAGTGGAAGAGTTCTTGTCCTACATGAAACCTTGGGCTTTTTACCTGATATCGAAAAGATATTAAGCTTAAACATTCCCATAATAGAGGATATTTCTCAAAGTGCAGGAGCTGCCTACAAGGAAAAATATGCCGGCAGTATGGGAGTTTTTTCGATTTTGGGACTGGAAGAAAAGGATATTCTAACAGGCGGAGGAGGAGCCGTATTACTTGCTCCCGAAAGGCGGAATGCAATAGTCTTAAAAAAGCTTTATGACGAATCCCCTCTTACAGACCAATTGCCCGACATAAATGCGTCCTTAGCCTTTGTTCAGTTAAAACAGATGGCAAAAAACATGGAGCAGCGCAAGGAAATGCACGAGTCCTATGTCCGTTCTTTGATGCAGGGAAAACATAAAACGATAGCTCAAAAAGAAGACACGGTAAATCCGGTTTATTCTTTTCCGGTTATTTTAAATTCGGGAGTTTCTGATGTACAAAAATATGCGGCAAAAAAGGATATAGATATAGAGCTTGCTTTTAAAAATTCTACCGTCGAATACTTAAAAGAAAGTCAAGAAAGTTTTATAAATGCATCTTCTCTTTTATTAAGATGTGTTCTTTTTCCTCTTTATCCGCGATTGGGTGCAAAAAAGTCGTCCGAGATTGCAAGAGTTTTAGCTACCCTGCCCTAA